In one Brevibacillus composti genomic region, the following are encoded:
- the serA gene encoding phosphoglycerate dehydrogenase, whose amino-acid sequence MYKVLITDQVSEYGIKQLLEAPDVEVVKNTNLSPSDLLAVIGDYDALMVRSQTQVTAEVLAAGKRLKAVGRAGVGVDNIDVNAATEAGIVVINAPDGNTISTAEHSFAMLMSVARNIPQAYRKLADGTWDRKSFQGVELNNKVLGVIGMGRIGTEVAKRAKVFGMTVLAYDPFLTEERAQKLGVTNATVDEICRQADFITVHTPLTKETRYLISSREFAKMKTGVRVINCARGGIIDEKALYEAILTGKVAGAALDVFEVEPPVDNPLIGLPQVVVTPHLGASTVEAQENVAVDVSGEILKVLRGEPFRNAVNLPSIPPHVMERIEPYFTLGERLGHFLAQVTVGSVQEISITYSGELTDVETAPLTRTVVKGVLSFHLGEEVNFVNAPLLAKSRDITVTEKKSAQNRGFTNLLTVTLKTTQQTRTVAGTRLNGYGARIVKIDEFAIDVAPEGYLLYIHHNDRPGVIGRVGSILGENGVNIATMQVGRRDVGGEAIMMLSVDKPITAELLDTMGELPEVKSVTQIEL is encoded by the coding sequence ATGTATAAAGTACTGATTACAGACCAAGTTAGCGAATACGGAATCAAACAACTGCTTGAGGCGCCCGACGTGGAAGTCGTCAAAAATACGAACCTCTCCCCCTCGGACCTGCTGGCCGTCATCGGGGACTATGACGCCCTGATGGTGCGCAGCCAAACACAGGTAACCGCTGAGGTGCTGGCTGCGGGCAAACGGTTGAAAGCCGTCGGCCGCGCAGGTGTCGGGGTCGACAATATCGATGTGAATGCAGCGACGGAAGCGGGAATCGTCGTCATCAATGCACCGGACGGAAATACCATCTCGACTGCTGAGCATTCCTTTGCCATGCTGATGTCCGTCGCCCGCAATATTCCGCAGGCCTACCGGAAGCTGGCCGACGGGACCTGGGACAGAAAGAGCTTTCAGGGCGTGGAGTTGAACAATAAAGTGCTCGGGGTCATCGGCATGGGCCGCATCGGAACCGAAGTGGCCAAGCGTGCGAAGGTATTCGGCATGACGGTGCTGGCCTACGATCCGTTCCTCACCGAAGAGCGCGCCCAAAAGCTGGGCGTGACCAACGCCACCGTGGATGAGATTTGCCGCCAGGCGGACTTCATCACCGTGCATACGCCGCTGACAAAAGAAACACGCTATCTGATTAGCAGCAGAGAATTTGCCAAGATGAAGACTGGCGTGCGCGTGATCAACTGTGCCCGCGGCGGCATCATCGACGAAAAAGCGCTCTATGAAGCGATCCTGACGGGCAAAGTAGCGGGTGCGGCCCTCGACGTATTTGAAGTGGAGCCGCCGGTGGACAATCCGCTGATCGGCCTGCCGCAGGTCGTCGTCACGCCCCACCTGGGCGCCTCTACGGTAGAAGCACAGGAGAACGTCGCCGTCGATGTATCGGGCGAAATCCTCAAGGTGCTGCGCGGCGAACCGTTCCGCAATGCGGTCAATCTGCCATCCATTCCGCCTCATGTGATGGAGCGCATCGAGCCTTACTTTACGCTCGGAGAGAGACTGGGCCATTTCCTGGCGCAAGTCACAGTGGGATCCGTACAGGAAATCTCGATCACCTACAGCGGTGAACTGACTGATGTCGAAACGGCTCCGCTGACAAGAACCGTGGTCAAAGGCGTCTTGTCCTTCCATTTGGGAGAAGAAGTGAACTTCGTGAACGCTCCCCTCTTGGCCAAGTCTCGCGATATCACCGTCACGGAGAAAAAATCCGCGCAAAACCGCGGCTTTACCAACCTGCTGACAGTCACGCTGAAGACGACCCAGCAGACCCGGACGGTAGCGGGAACGCGGCTGAACGGCTACGGCGCGCGCATCGTCAAGATCGACGAGTTTGCCATCGACGTCGCTCCGGAAGGCTATCTCCTCTACATTCACCATAATGACCGGCCGGGCGTCATCGGCCGAGTCGGATCGATTTTGGGTGAAAACGGGGTCAATATCGCGACGATGCAGGTAGGACGCCGCGATGTCGGCGGAGAGGCGATCATGATGCTCTCGGTCGACAAGCCGATTACAGCAGAGCTCCTCGATACCATGGGCGAATTGCCGGAAGTAAAAAGTGTGACCCAAATCGAACTGTAA
- a CDS encoding response regulator transcription factor has protein sequence MEKTARILVVDDEERIRRLLRMYLERESFMIDEADNGEQALEMAMTADYDIILLDLMLPGMDGIEVCQKIRERKATPIIMLTAKGEETNRVHGFEAGVDDYVIKPFSPREVVYRVKAILRRASATAYLKTETFNSHSVLVFPELTIDHDAHKVIASGQEVSLTPKEYELLHYLALSPDKVFTREELLKDVWHYEFFGDLRTVDTHIKRLREKLNRVSPAAAQMIATVWGVGYKLEVPK, from the coding sequence ATGGAGAAAACAGCGAGGATTCTGGTAGTTGATGACGAGGAGCGCATCCGCCGTCTGCTCCGCATGTATCTGGAGCGGGAGTCTTTCATGATTGACGAGGCAGATAACGGCGAGCAGGCACTGGAAATGGCCATGACGGCCGATTATGACATCATTTTGCTGGACCTGATGCTGCCTGGAATGGACGGCATCGAGGTCTGTCAAAAAATCAGGGAGCGCAAAGCGACGCCGATTATCATGCTTACGGCAAAAGGGGAAGAGACGAACCGGGTGCACGGATTTGAAGCCGGAGTGGATGATTATGTGATCAAACCGTTCAGCCCCCGCGAAGTCGTCTATCGGGTAAAGGCGATCCTGCGCCGCGCTTCGGCGACCGCCTACCTGAAAACCGAGACTTTTAACAGCCATTCGGTTCTGGTCTTTCCGGAGCTGACCATCGATCACGATGCCCACAAAGTGATTGCCAGCGGCCAGGAAGTGAGCCTGACGCCAAAAGAATACGAACTTCTGCACTATCTGGCGCTCTCGCCCGACAAGGTGTTTACCCGCGAGGAATTGCTGAAGGATGTGTGGCATTATGAATTCTTTGGCGATCTGCGGACGGTGGACACGCATATCAAGCGCCTGCGCGAAAAGCTGAACCGTGTATCGCCTGCAGCGGCGCAGATGATCGCCACGGTATGGGGAGTCGGGTACAAGCTAGAGGTGCCCAAGTAA
- a CDS encoding ABC transporter ATP-binding protein, which translates to MSEIAYEIRDLVKSYPSAKTPANDGISLTIRRGEVFGLLGPNGAGKSTLVRQLAGMLKPTSGTIHLFGHDLLKDPQTASNWVALQPQNIWLPAQTKPREVIETTGRLRGLPPADAKREAERFIEEFGLKDHLEKKMQILSGGLRRLVATAVTLIGNRPIVILDEPTNDLDPEIRRVVWNRIRETARTGSTVILVTHNVVEAEQTLDRVTIMRSGRILAEGTPAELKARISRQIRLEMVTRPDTDNLSFLQAFPNVQHLGQQRFLLLLEQDQVESAIADLLPHLQNLEDFRIVTSNLEDIYFELSGGDRIAG; encoded by the coding sequence GTGTCAGAGATTGCGTACGAAATCAGAGACTTGGTCAAATCCTACCCCTCTGCGAAAACGCCGGCAAACGACGGCATCTCGCTCACCATTCGCCGCGGTGAGGTCTTTGGACTGTTAGGGCCCAATGGAGCAGGAAAAAGTACCTTGGTCCGCCAATTAGCCGGCATGCTCAAACCGACTAGCGGCACGATCCACCTGTTTGGGCATGATTTGCTGAAAGATCCGCAGACCGCAAGCAACTGGGTCGCTCTCCAACCGCAAAATATTTGGCTGCCCGCCCAGACAAAGCCCCGAGAAGTCATCGAAACCACAGGGCGGCTGCGCGGTCTGCCCCCGGCCGATGCCAAGCGTGAAGCCGAACGGTTTATTGAAGAATTCGGCTTAAAGGACCATTTGGAGAAAAAGATGCAGATTCTCTCCGGTGGCTTGCGCCGTTTGGTCGCCACAGCCGTTACGCTGATTGGCAATCGTCCCATCGTGATCCTGGACGAACCCACGAACGATCTCGACCCCGAGATCCGCCGCGTAGTATGGAACCGAATCAGGGAAACCGCCCGTACAGGCAGCACGGTGATCCTGGTTACGCACAACGTAGTGGAAGCGGAGCAGACACTGGATCGGGTGACGATTATGAGGTCTGGACGGATTTTGGCCGAGGGGACGCCGGCAGAATTGAAAGCCAGGATCTCCCGACAAATTCGGCTGGAAATGGTGACGCGCCCAGATACAGACAACCTCTCCTTCCTCCAAGCGTTTCCGAATGTACAGCATCTGGGACAGCAACGCTTCCTCCTGCTGCTCGAACAAGACCAGGTCGAGAGTGCCATCGCAGATTTGCTCCCCCACCTGCAAAATCTGGAGGATTTCCGCATCGTGACGTCCAATCTCGAGGATATTTATTTTGAATTGAGTGGAGGTGACCGCATTGCAGGTTAA
- a CDS encoding class I SAM-dependent methyltransferase yields MNKADQIKKFSQQAAMYERNRRAYTLGHWRRRLLREARRNVLEAAVGAGANFPFYDRELVDNVTTVDFSPEMLRKAKQAAREFGIPATFLESDMDRLSLAPDSFDTIVSTLSLCSYEDPLAVLNQFNRWCRKDGNILLMEHGLSSNFLLACAQKALDPLIYRIEGCHHNRDMMKIVDRSDLVLVKSEHYWAGCIHLIWAKPSKTQ; encoded by the coding sequence TTGAACAAAGCCGATCAAATCAAGAAATTCAGCCAGCAGGCCGCCATGTACGAACGCAATCGGCGAGCCTACACGCTGGGGCATTGGCGCCGCCGCCTGCTCCGGGAGGCACGGAGAAACGTATTGGAGGCCGCAGTGGGAGCCGGAGCCAATTTCCCGTTTTACGACAGGGAGTTGGTGGATAACGTAACGACTGTCGATTTTAGCCCGGAAATGCTGCGCAAAGCAAAACAAGCGGCGCGAGAGTTTGGCATTCCTGCCACCTTTCTGGAATCCGACATGGATCGCCTGTCACTTGCTCCCGACTCATTTGACACGATCGTCTCTACCCTGTCGCTCTGCAGCTATGAGGATCCGCTTGCGGTATTGAACCAGTTCAACCGCTGGTGCCGCAAAGACGGAAACATCCTGCTCATGGAGCATGGATTGAGCTCCAACTTTTTACTAGCTTGCGCGCAAAAAGCGTTGGATCCGCTCATCTACCGGATAGAAGGCTGCCACCACAATCGCGATATGATGAAGATCGTGGATCGCTCTGACCTCGTCCTGGTGAAGTCTGAGCACTACTGGGCTGGTTGCATTCATCTGATCTGGGCCAAACCAAGCAAGACGCAGTAA
- a CDS encoding ABC transporter permease yields MQVNPVATNYAPVSQTQSQLPWFQQFRLLLSLLITDYRSAAPFLVLIGLALPTGFLWILRSYVGTGEEALWLLAGNIVMSVCFGSVSFAIQRTALMKVEGELDYYASLSVKKTAFIAATFVESIIFAIPALTSSLVLGYFLLDIPAQKLVMCIPLALLAASSLTIVGSTIGSYAKTMAHFAVLSYLPYLLVIFFSPVLLPYEMLPFFMKVTSFLFPTGQAALVLSGVLHQQYDTTFWILIGALCLWLIIAISIALRKLDWREN; encoded by the coding sequence TTGCAGGTTAATCCAGTCGCCACGAACTATGCACCGGTATCGCAGACCCAAAGCCAACTGCCTTGGTTTCAGCAGTTTCGCCTGCTGCTCAGTCTGCTCATCACCGATTACCGTTCTGCCGCTCCTTTTCTCGTCTTGATCGGCCTGGCCTTGCCAACCGGCTTTCTCTGGATTCTCAGAAGCTATGTAGGCACGGGTGAAGAAGCGTTATGGCTGCTCGCCGGCAACATCGTCATGTCGGTCTGTTTCGGGAGCGTCAGCTTTGCCATTCAGCGGACGGCGCTCATGAAAGTGGAAGGAGAACTGGACTATTACGCCAGTCTGTCCGTGAAAAAGACCGCGTTTATCGCTGCTACTTTTGTAGAATCCATCATTTTTGCCATCCCTGCACTCACCAGCTCTCTCGTCCTCGGTTACTTCCTGCTCGATATTCCGGCGCAAAAATTGGTCATGTGCATCCCGCTGGCCCTGCTGGCCGCCAGCAGCCTGACCATCGTCGGCTCGACCATCGGCAGCTACGCAAAGACCATGGCCCATTTCGCCGTACTTTCTTACCTGCCCTACCTGCTGGTCATTTTCTTCAGCCCTGTACTGCTCCCTTATGAGATGCTGCCCTTTTTCATGAAGGTGACCTCGTTTCTGTTCCCCACCGGTCAAGCCGCATTGGTGCTGAGCGGAGTGCTTCACCAGCAGTACGACACCACCTTCTGGATTCTCATCGGCGCGCTCTGTCTCTGGCTGATCATCGCGATCAGCATCGCCCTGCGCAAGCTGGACTGGCGAGAAAACTAA
- a CDS encoding ArsB/NhaD family transporter, translating into MASQAIVAIGIFLVTYAFIISEKLHRTIVAMFGGILMILLGVINQEQAIHHIDFNTLGLLIGMMILVAITAQTGVFKYMAIRAAKAAHGDPLRILIYLSIITASASAFLDNVTTVLLIVPVTFSIARQLQVNPVPYLISEIIASNVGGTATLIGDPPNIMIGSAVPELDFMSFLTNLAPAVVIIMIATIFCFTLIYRKELKTTPELQQKIMSLREQDEITDAKLLKKSLTVLALTIIGFMLHGALHLESATIALTGAFLLLLITGEHYLEEAISKVEWTTIFFFVGLFVLVSGLVETGVIAKLAKGAIDLTGGDAMKTSFLILWMSAIASAFVDNIPFVATMIPMIKEMGALGITNLEPLWWSLALGACLGGNGTLIGASANVIVAGLAAKEGHPISFVGFLKIAFPLMIMSIVLSHLYIFLRYFF; encoded by the coding sequence ATGGCATCACAGGCAATCGTCGCAATTGGCATCTTCCTCGTAACCTATGCTTTTATCATCAGCGAAAAACTGCATCGGACAATCGTAGCCATGTTTGGCGGAATCCTGATGATTTTGCTCGGCGTGATCAATCAGGAGCAAGCGATCCACCACATCGATTTCAACACCCTAGGCTTGTTAATCGGCATGATGATTCTGGTCGCCATTACTGCGCAGACCGGCGTCTTCAAGTACATGGCCATCCGTGCAGCCAAAGCCGCCCATGGCGATCCGCTTCGGATTCTGATTTATCTGAGTATCATCACCGCCTCGGCCTCCGCTTTTCTCGACAATGTGACGACGGTTCTTTTGATTGTTCCGGTCACCTTCAGCATCGCCAGACAGCTGCAAGTCAACCCCGTTCCCTATCTCATATCGGAAATTATCGCTTCCAATGTAGGCGGCACGGCAACCCTGATCGGAGATCCGCCCAACATCATGATTGGCAGCGCCGTGCCGGAACTGGACTTCATGTCTTTTCTGACCAATCTGGCTCCCGCCGTTGTCATTATCATGATTGCCACCATCTTCTGTTTTACGCTGATCTACCGGAAAGAGCTGAAAACCACCCCCGAATTGCAGCAAAAAATCATGAGTCTTCGCGAGCAGGATGAGATCACCGACGCCAAACTGTTGAAAAAATCGCTGACCGTGCTGGCGCTCACGATTATCGGCTTTATGCTGCATGGCGCGCTCCATCTGGAATCGGCCACGATCGCCCTGACAGGCGCTTTTCTGCTGCTCTTGATCACCGGCGAACACTATCTGGAAGAAGCGATCAGCAAGGTAGAATGGACCACGATCTTTTTCTTCGTCGGTCTGTTTGTGCTCGTGTCCGGACTGGTGGAGACAGGCGTCATCGCCAAACTGGCCAAAGGAGCCATCGATCTGACGGGCGGCGATGCGATGAAGACCTCCTTTTTGATCCTCTGGATGAGCGCGATTGCCTCCGCCTTTGTGGACAATATTCCCTTCGTCGCGACGATGATCCCGATGATCAAGGAGATGGGCGCGCTCGGCATCACCAATCTGGAGCCGCTCTGGTGGAGCCTGGCTCTGGGAGCGTGTCTGGGCGGAAACGGGACACTGATCGGTGCCAGCGCCAACGTTATCGTCGCCGGACTTGCGGCCAAAGAAGGCCATCCCATCAGCTTCGTGGGCTTTTTGAAAATCGCCTTTCCGCTGATGATCATGTCGATCGTGTTGTCTCATCTTTATATCTTTCTGCGCTACTTTTTCTGA
- a CDS encoding ATP-binding protein, giving the protein MTIIALFALVLTLFSLMIVESFDSFYFQRQTKTLQNVAEGLSQTLSAYPDKTAALAMASSFSAVHRTGLIMVDENGEQIGQSEGAGISFVPTEQLLKAPELQLSEALRGKHLAPARIFFTHQPNNQNGTIQLLAIAVPIELSPDKQGAIVMYQAIEDFDDTVKEVRKLIFVVGVVGFISTTVFAFFLSSRITYPLRQMKETAHRIAEGDFHAEIPIRTTDEIGELAASFNSMASHLNQLVVALSKEKEQLSSVLRSMVDGVIMIDEQGKVAVTNPPAEHFLRDWTYEHPDEPIPLFSFYQQVVRTGMEVTDEIPAQGRIWSLVMIPLTDREQIRGAVAVLREITRERKLDKMRNDFVANVSHELRTPLSMLQGYSEAIVDDIAATPEEHKELAQIIYDESVRMTKLVNELLSLARMEAGHVEVSLETVEVRPYLERIQRKFVNLAREQDIHFLLEFNTTVEKAWIDPDRMEQVLTNLIDNAIRHTNEGGTVVLRARGEQTLLLEVSDTGTGIPQEDLPFVFERFYKADKARTRGKAGGTGLGLAIAKNIVEAHGGTIGVQSKLGEGTTFTIALPDKHKQKT; this is encoded by the coding sequence ATGACGATCATTGCGCTCTTCGCTTTGGTCTTAACGCTCTTCAGCCTGATGATCGTGGAGTCATTTGACAGCTTCTACTTCCAGCGGCAGACCAAGACTTTGCAAAACGTCGCGGAAGGTCTCTCGCAGACGCTGTCTGCGTATCCGGACAAAACAGCGGCTTTGGCCATGGCGTCCAGCTTTAGTGCCGTTCACCGCACCGGCCTGATCATGGTTGATGAAAACGGTGAGCAGATTGGGCAGAGTGAAGGGGCGGGAATCTCCTTCGTCCCCACGGAACAATTGCTGAAAGCTCCCGAGCTGCAGCTGTCCGAGGCGCTTCGCGGGAAGCACCTCGCTCCGGCACGGATTTTCTTCACGCATCAGCCCAACAATCAAAATGGCACGATTCAATTGCTGGCAATCGCCGTGCCGATCGAGCTGTCGCCGGATAAACAGGGTGCGATCGTCATGTACCAGGCGATTGAAGATTTCGACGATACCGTGAAGGAAGTACGCAAGCTGATCTTTGTCGTCGGGGTGGTCGGCTTTATTTCCACGACCGTCTTCGCCTTCTTCCTGTCGTCGCGGATTACGTATCCACTGCGGCAGATGAAGGAGACGGCCCATCGGATCGCAGAGGGTGATTTTCATGCGGAAATCCCGATACGCACGACAGACGAGATCGGGGAATTGGCTGCCTCCTTCAACAGCATGGCCAGCCACCTCAACCAACTGGTCGTCGCCCTCTCCAAAGAGAAGGAACAGCTCTCCAGCGTGCTGCGAAGCATGGTGGACGGAGTCATCATGATCGACGAACAGGGAAAGGTAGCTGTGACCAACCCGCCGGCTGAACACTTCCTGCGCGATTGGACGTACGAACATCCGGACGAGCCCATCCCCTTGTTTTCGTTCTATCAGCAGGTGGTGCGAACCGGGATGGAAGTCACAGACGAGATTCCGGCCCAGGGACGCATCTGGTCGCTGGTGATGATCCCGCTAACTGACCGGGAACAGATCCGCGGCGCCGTCGCCGTCCTTCGCGAGATTACCAGGGAGCGCAAACTGGATAAGATGCGGAATGACTTTGTGGCCAACGTTTCCCACGAGCTGCGCACGCCGCTGTCCATGCTGCAGGGCTACAGCGAAGCCATCGTCGACGATATTGCCGCCACTCCCGAGGAGCATAAGGAGCTGGCCCAAATCATCTACGATGAATCGGTGCGCATGACCAAGCTGGTCAATGAGCTGCTCAGCCTTGCCCGGATGGAGGCAGGCCATGTGGAGGTATCGCTGGAAACCGTCGAGGTGCGCCCGTATCTGGAGCGGATTCAGCGCAAGTTCGTGAATCTGGCCAGGGAACAGGATATTCATTTCCTGCTGGAATTCAATACGACGGTAGAAAAGGCCTGGATCGATCCAGACCGGATGGAGCAGGTTCTGACGAATCTGATCGACAATGCCATTCGCCATACGAACGAGGGCGGTACGGTTGTATTGCGGGCGCGCGGCGAACAGACGCTCCTCCTGGAAGTGAGCGATACGGGAACAGGAATTCCACAGGAAGATCTGCCGTTTGTCTTTGAACGCTTTTACAAAGCGGATAAGGCCCGTACCCGCGGAAAAGCGGGAGGGACAGGACTTGGCCTGGCCATCGCCAAAAACATCGTAGAGGCCCATGGAGGAACCATTGGTGTACAGAGCAAGCTAGGCGAGGGGACTACCTTTACCATTGCCTTGCCTGATAAACATAAACAGAAAACATAG
- a CDS encoding pyridoxal-phosphate-dependent aminotransferase family protein, whose amino-acid sequence MFTDKMILRIPGPTPIPPRVQQAMNQPMIGHRSGQFSELFARTAERLRPYFGTSGDVMILAGSGTSALEMSVVNTLQPGEEAAVLVSGAFGERFAKICERYGIVVHRLDVPWGEAVTPDKLDAFLADKPQVQAVFATYCETSTGVENPIRELAQVVRQKSNALFIVDAVSCLGAVSCEMDAWGVDIVVTGSQKAFMLPTGLAFLAASKRAWDVIDSKKPLAFYLDLKAYRKSLAEKTTPYTPAVSLIFGLDEVCKMLEEEGLAAIIKRHEIMRDMTRAAMRALQIPLMASDEFAASTVTSCHPETFDAEQLRKVLRTQHNIVIAGGQQHLKGKIFRIGHMGYCEPLDVLQVIAAIEMSLQQIGAPVELGAGVKAAQEVLLAHV is encoded by the coding sequence ATGTTTACAGACAAAATGATTTTGCGCATCCCCGGCCCTACCCCGATTCCGCCGCGCGTCCAGCAAGCGATGAACCAACCGATGATCGGGCATCGAAGCGGCCAATTTTCCGAATTGTTTGCACGGACCGCTGAGCGTCTGCGCCCCTATTTTGGCACATCGGGCGACGTGATGATCCTCGCGGGCAGCGGAACGAGCGCACTGGAGATGAGTGTCGTCAACACGCTTCAGCCCGGCGAGGAAGCCGCTGTCCTGGTCAGCGGCGCATTCGGCGAGCGCTTCGCCAAAATCTGCGAAAGATACGGCATCGTCGTCCACCGCCTGGATGTGCCTTGGGGCGAAGCCGTCACCCCCGACAAGCTGGATGCGTTTCTCGCGGATAAGCCGCAGGTGCAAGCCGTGTTCGCAACCTATTGCGAAACGTCCACGGGTGTGGAGAATCCGATCCGCGAACTGGCCCAAGTAGTCCGGCAGAAGTCGAATGCCCTCTTTATCGTCGATGCCGTCAGCTGCCTCGGCGCGGTCTCCTGCGAGATGGACGCATGGGGTGTGGACATCGTTGTGACGGGATCGCAAAAAGCGTTTATGCTCCCGACGGGACTCGCCTTTCTGGCAGCCAGCAAACGGGCATGGGATGTGATCGACAGCAAAAAGCCGCTCGCTTTTTATCTCGATCTCAAGGCGTACCGGAAAAGCCTGGCAGAGAAAACGACGCCGTATACGCCCGCAGTCTCCCTCATCTTCGGCCTGGATGAAGTGTGCAAGATGCTGGAGGAGGAAGGCCTGGCGGCGATCATCAAGCGGCACGAGATCATGCGCGATATGACCAGGGCCGCGATGAGAGCGCTCCAGATTCCGCTGATGGCTTCCGATGAGTTCGCCGCAAGCACGGTGACTTCTTGCCACCCGGAGACGTTTGACGCAGAGCAGCTGCGCAAAGTTCTGCGTACCCAGCACAATATCGTGATCGCCGGCGGCCAGCAGCATCTGAAAGGGAAAATTTTCCGCATTGGCCACATGGGCTATTGCGAACCGCTCGACGTCTTGCAGGTGATCGCGGCGATTGAAATGTCGCTTCAACAAATCGGCGCTCCCGTAGAATTGGGAGCCGGTGTAAAAGCTGCCCAGGAGGTGCTACTCGCTCATGTATAA
- a CDS encoding HAD family hydrolase, protein MIKTILFDVDGVMLSEERYFDASALTVWEMLHSPQYLGLSSETFAPAPKEEDIRRIRQLVFADDEVLNFIKSRGINSNWDMVYLAVSYQIIRLCGHLKSVLGQQVTDLLTGQINRAALARLSEWAKEHAPDFTIEYAKFTADFSRGNAQKAEMLLYLNQIAQERCGIVTNIFSRNSDLWKICQETFQEWYLGDERVSASIGRETLQPGKKGFLNDEIPIVSPAEMIQVFRTLKEKGYTLGIGTGRPTIETHVPLEALGILEWFDPNRVVTASHVLEAEEQSPAHAPLSKPHPFSYVKGLLGLDTPNSDVLRLELPISNGDEVLVVGDSLADLLAARSMGCRFAATLTGLSGQEARSKFEEEKADYILDDVRGILSILE, encoded by the coding sequence ATGATCAAAACCATACTGTTTGATGTCGATGGAGTGATGCTGAGCGAGGAGCGTTATTTTGACGCGTCCGCGCTGACTGTCTGGGAGATGCTTCACAGCCCGCAATACCTGGGCCTTTCTTCCGAAACATTTGCACCTGCGCCAAAGGAAGAGGATATCCGCCGCATTCGCCAACTGGTTTTTGCAGACGATGAGGTGCTGAACTTCATCAAATCACGCGGGATCAACTCCAACTGGGATATGGTCTATCTGGCGGTGTCGTATCAGATCATCCGCCTGTGCGGCCATTTAAAATCGGTCTTGGGGCAGCAGGTTACCGATCTGCTGACGGGACAGATCAACCGCGCGGCCTTGGCCCGCCTGTCGGAATGGGCCAAGGAACACGCGCCTGACTTCACGATCGAGTACGCCAAGTTTACCGCCGATTTCTCCCGGGGGAATGCGCAAAAGGCGGAGATGCTGCTCTACCTGAACCAGATCGCTCAAGAGCGCTGCGGCATCGTGACCAATATCTTCTCCCGCAACAGCGACCTGTGGAAAATTTGCCAGGAGACCTTCCAGGAATGGTATCTGGGGGATGAGCGCGTCTCTGCCTCGATCGGCCGCGAGACCTTGCAGCCTGGCAAGAAAGGCTTTTTGAACGATGAGATCCCGATCGTCAGCCCGGCTGAGATGATCCAGGTGTTCCGTACCCTGAAGGAAAAGGGCTATACGCTCGGGATCGGCACCGGACGTCCCACGATCGAGACGCATGTGCCGCTGGAGGCATTGGGGATCTTGGAATGGTTCGACCCTAACCGCGTCGTGACGGCGAGCCATGTATTGGAGGCCGAAGAGCAGTCGCCTGCCCACGCGCCGCTGTCCAAGCCGCATCCCTTTTCCTATGTAAAAGGCCTGCTCGGTTTGGATACGCCGAACAGCGATGTGCTTCGTTTGGAGCTGCCTATCTCCAATGGGGATGAGGTATTGGTCGTAGGGGATTCGCTGGCGGACCTCTTGGCGGCCAGATCGATGGGTTGCCGCTTTGCCGCCACGCTCACTGGATTATCCGGTCAAGAAGCGCGGAGCAAGTTTGAAGAGGAGAAAGCCGATTACATTTTGGATGATGTGCGCGGCATTCTCTCGATCCTGGAATAA